A single genomic interval of Camelina sativa cultivar DH55 chromosome 11, Cs, whole genome shotgun sequence harbors:
- the LOC109127282 gene encoding uncharacterized protein LOC109127282, with translation MCTACGRSGHEASSYFKVVEYPEWWEDRSRNKSTSRGPVSAPTGRGRGFPPRANITQIPAANSAAAISTLPLNEADLQGLSGLSDEQWRIVQRVESHNNPLNRLSGKTIDTMKDLGHAKYFLGLEIARSPEGFYLCQRKYAIDIVTEAGLLGCKPAGSPIDQNHGLALPDGPVLSNPVAYRRLVGRLVYLASTRPDLSYVIHVLSQFMQKPKEAQWQAALKVVRYLKGTLGKGILLHANSPLHLKGWCDSDYAGCPLTRKSLTGWFVQFGESPISWKTKKQKTTSSSSAEAEYRAMATICRELRCLKSLLFELGIDHQAPISLFSDSQAALHISSNLVFHERTKHIEIDCHVVRDYIVDGIVKASHVDTTDQLADILTKALGQREFDVFLHKLGIQNLHAPT, from the exons ATGTGTACAGCTTGTGGTCGATCTGGTCATGAAGCTTCATCCTATTTCAAGGTGGTTGAATATCCTGAGTGGTGGGAAGATCGATCACGCAACAAAAGCACTTCGCGTGGCCCTGTCTCTGCTCCGACGGGCCGTGGTCGTGGTTTTCCTCCTCGGGCAAATATCACTCAAATTCCTGCCGCTAATTCCGCTGCTGCTATCTCTACTCTCCCGCTCAATGAAGCTGATCTACAAGGCTTGAGTGGTCTCTCTGATGAACAATGGCGTATAGTTCAACGTGTGGAGTCTCACAACAACCCCTTAAATCGTCTAAGTGGTAAGACTATTGACACG ATGAAAGATCTTGGACATGCTAAATATTTTCTGGGGTTGGAGATTGCGCGCAGTCCTGAGGGATTTTATCTTTGTCAACGCAAATACGCTATTGATATTGTGACAGAAGCTGGGTTATTAGGCTGCAAACCTGCTGGTTCGCCTATTGATCAAAATCATGGTTTAGCTCTTCCTGATGGTCCGGTTTTATCTAATCCGGTGGCCTACCGTCGCTTAGTAGGACGTCTTGTCTATCTCGCATCTACACGACCAGATCTTTCTTATGTTATCCATGTTTTGTCTCAATTCATGCAGAAACCAAAAGAAGCACAATGGCAAGCTGCTTTGAAAGTGGTACGGTATTTAAAAGGGACTCTTGGGAAAGGCATTCTCTTACATGCCAACTCTCCTCTTCATTTGAAAGGTTGGTGTGACTCTGATTATGCTGGTTGTCCCTTAACTCGAAAGTCACTCACTGGCTGGTTTGTTCAATTTGGGGAGTCTCCTATCTCTTGGAAaactaagaaacaaaagactACCTCAAGTTCTTCCGCTGAAGCTGAATATCGCGCCATGGCTACCATTTGTCGCGAGTTACGTTGTTTGAAATCTCTTCTCTTCGAGCTTGGTATCGATCATCAGGCACCCATCTCTCTATTTTCTGACAGTCAAGCGGCGTTGCATATAAGTTCTAATCTGGTTTTCCATGAACGCACAAAACACATTGAAATTGACTGTCATGTTGTTCGTGATTATATCGTGGATGGTATCGTCAAAGCCTCTCATGTCGACACTACGGATCAACTTGCTGATATTCTTACTAAAGCTTTAGGACAACGTGAATTTGATGTGTTTTTACACAAGTTGGGCATTCAAAATTTgcatgctccaacttga